From one Meiothermus cerbereus DSM 11376 genomic stretch:
- a CDS encoding NAD-dependent succinate-semialdehyde dehydrogenase, with protein sequence MVKDFEFPSLAYLGGKWHKTPKTFPVKSPYSGSLVAEVADCGEAEARMAADAAVAAFKEWKKLTGFERGKILRKWNDLLIAHQEELGRLTALEMGKPITEAKGEVLYAASFVEWCAEEATRVNGELIHSRFPNKRQMAVYEPVGPVYAVTPWNFPTSMITRKAAPALAAGCTIIVKPAEQTPLCALYLAKLWEEAGGPAGTLQVLPASDPVPVSRVLMEDMRIRKITFTGSTPVGKILYRQGADTLKRVSLELGGNAPFIIFEDADIEKAVQFTLLSKYRNAGQTCVTTNRIYVHKKLEADYAGALAEAVSQLKVGDPLDPSTNVGPLVEQQGLDKVVSHVQDALARGAQVVAGGKPLGGLLYAPTVLTGIQPGMRILEEETFGPVAPLMPFEDEEQAIAWANNTDYGLAAYIWTKDLSRAFRVAEALEYGIVGVNDPVPSAMGSNLPFGGYKNSGLGREGGHWGMEEFLETKLISFLLP encoded by the coding sequence ATGGTCAAAGATTTTGAATTTCCCAGCCTGGCCTACCTGGGCGGTAAGTGGCACAAAACCCCCAAAACCTTCCCGGTCAAAAGCCCCTACAGCGGCAGCCTGGTGGCCGAGGTGGCCGACTGCGGCGAGGCCGAGGCCAGAATGGCCGCCGATGCAGCAGTGGCAGCCTTCAAGGAATGGAAAAAGCTGACCGGCTTCGAGCGGGGCAAAATTTTGCGCAAGTGGAACGACCTGCTCATTGCCCACCAGGAGGAGCTGGGGCGCCTGACCGCACTGGAGATGGGCAAACCCATCACTGAGGCCAAAGGGGAGGTCTTGTATGCGGCCAGCTTCGTGGAGTGGTGCGCCGAGGAAGCCACCCGTGTAAACGGAGAGCTTATTCACTCGCGTTTCCCCAACAAGCGCCAGATGGCCGTGTACGAGCCGGTAGGGCCGGTGTATGCCGTCACGCCCTGGAACTTCCCCACCAGCATGATCACCCGCAAGGCCGCGCCCGCGCTGGCGGCAGGCTGCACCATCATCGTTAAACCCGCCGAGCAAACCCCCCTCTGTGCGCTGTACCTGGCCAAGCTCTGGGAAGAAGCCGGGGGGCCTGCCGGAACCTTGCAGGTGCTGCCCGCCTCCGACCCGGTGCCGGTCTCGAGGGTCCTGATGGAGGACATGCGTATCCGCAAGATCACCTTTACCGGCTCTACGCCTGTGGGCAAGATTCTCTACCGCCAGGGGGCCGATACCCTCAAGCGGGTCTCGCTCGAGCTCGGCGGCAATGCCCCCTTCATCATCTTCGAGGACGCCGACATCGAAAAAGCGGTGCAGTTCACCCTGCTCTCCAAGTACCGCAACGCCGGCCAGACCTGTGTAACCACCAACCGCATCTATGTGCACAAGAAGCTCGAGGCCGACTACGCCGGGGCACTGGCCGAGGCGGTGAGCCAGCTCAAGGTGGGCGACCCCCTGGATCCCAGCACCAACGTGGGGCCACTGGTCGAACAGCAAGGGCTGGATAAAGTGGTCTCGCACGTGCAGGACGCTCTTGCCAGAGGCGCTCAAGTGGTCGCGGGCGGCAAGCCCCTGGGCGGGCTTTTGTACGCCCCTACGGTCCTCACCGGCATCCAGCCGGGCATGCGCATCCTGGAAGAGGAAACCTTTGGGCCGGTAGCCCCCCTGATGCCCTTCGAGGACGAAGAACAGGCCATCGCCTGGGCCAACAACACCGACTATGGCCTGGCCGCCTACATCTGGACTAAAGACCTTTCCCGCGCCTTCCGGGTGGCCGAAGCGCTCGAGTACGGCATTGTGGGCGTAAACGACCCCGTCCCCAGCGCGATGGGCTCCAACCTGCCCTTCGGCGGCTACAAAAACTCTGGCCTGGGCCGCGAGGGTGGGCACTGGGGCATGGAGGAGTTCCTCGAGACCAAGCTCATCTCGTTCCTGCTGCCCTAA
- a CDS encoding metal-sulfur cluster assembly factor → MSETTLPTKEQILEALKVVRDPEIPVNVVDLGLVYDAEVKEGGVVDITMTLTSIGCPAQDIVKADAEIAVMRLEGVNAVNVDFVWTPPWTPARMTEDGKRQMRMFGFNV, encoded by the coding sequence ATGAGCGAGACCACACTGCCCACCAAAGAACAGATTTTGGAAGCCCTCAAGGTTGTGCGCGACCCGGAGATTCCGGTTAACGTGGTGGATTTGGGCCTGGTCTACGACGCCGAGGTCAAGGAGGGGGGCGTGGTGGACATCACCATGACCCTGACCTCCATTGGCTGCCCCGCCCAGGATATCGTCAAAGCCGATGCTGAAATCGCCGTGATGCGTTTGGAAGGCGTTAATGCAGTAAACGTAGACTTTGTCTGGACGCCGCCCTGGACACCCGCCCGCATGACCGAAGATGGCAAGCGTCAGATGCGGATGTTTGGCTTCAATGTTTGA
- a CDS encoding ABC transporter substrate-binding protein — protein MKRAMVLATVALLGLAMAQGRTVNLLWSGAVTGPTSDVGGPYGAGIEDYCRYANEQKLIPNVTLNCSVRDDQYQNPNTQRIFEEALDRAKPAIYLGYSTGAMLQLKPLINEVKMPTIPASAHIGLIEPPNNQYMFLPVSSYSEQVVALMEYINRTSKNAKIALVVNPSPFGRAVVDHARRAAQRLGQTIVDVREVGGGNLDNTALLRALDAAGVEFIIHQNVAGPVANILKDAKRLGLDKKIKQMGAVYTGGADLIRLAGDAAEGYLWASSYYTLDENAPGINLQKQLAAKYNRGADILNSTNYTAGMLAAAIAVEAMKRAAQRFNGRIDNETVYQALIGMNGPNAFRPGFAVSTKAGIEIDFTRSEQTGAEGLRVLEARGGKFVPVTEPFTSTLFRQVRNP, from the coding sequence ATGAAGCGAGCGATGGTTTTAGCAACAGTGGCACTCCTGGGACTGGCTATGGCCCAGGGGCGCACGGTCAACCTGCTGTGGTCGGGGGCCGTGACGGGGCCCACCTCGGACGTGGGGGGGCCGTATGGGGCGGGTATCGAGGATTACTGCCGCTATGCCAACGAGCAAAAACTGATCCCCAACGTCACCCTCAACTGCAGCGTGCGGGACGACCAGTACCAGAACCCCAACACTCAGCGCATCTTCGAGGAAGCCCTGGATCGGGCCAAGCCGGCTATTTACCTGGGCTACTCTACCGGGGCCATGCTGCAACTCAAGCCCCTCATCAACGAAGTGAAGATGCCCACCATTCCCGCCTCGGCCCACATCGGCCTGATTGAACCGCCCAACAACCAGTACATGTTCCTGCCGGTGAGCAGCTACTCCGAGCAGGTGGTGGCGCTGATGGAGTACATCAACCGAACCAGCAAAAATGCCAAGATTGCCCTGGTGGTGAACCCCAGCCCCTTCGGGCGTGCGGTGGTAGACCATGCCCGTCGAGCTGCCCAACGGTTGGGACAGACCATCGTGGATGTGCGGGAAGTGGGCGGGGGCAACCTGGACAACACCGCCCTGTTGCGCGCACTGGATGCTGCCGGGGTCGAGTTCATCATCCACCAAAACGTAGCCGGGCCGGTAGCCAACATCCTCAAGGACGCCAAGCGTCTGGGACTGGATAAAAAGATCAAGCAGATGGGGGCGGTTTACACCGGCGGTGCCGATTTGATTCGCCTGGCCGGGGATGCGGCTGAGGGCTACTTGTGGGCCAGCAGCTACTACACCCTGGACGAGAACGCACCGGGCATTAACCTGCAGAAGCAGCTGGCCGCAAAATATAACCGCGGCGCCGATATTCTCAACTCCACCAACTACACCGCCGGGATGCTGGCGGCGGCCATCGCGGTAGAGGCCATGAAGCGGGCTGCCCAGCGCTTCAATGGCCGCATTGATAACGAAACCGTCTACCAGGCCCTGATTGGTATGAACGGCCCCAACGCCTTCAGACCCGGCTTTGCGGTCTCTACCAAGGCAGGCATCGAGATCGACTTCACCCGCAGCGAGCAGACCGGAGCCGAGGGGTTGCGGGTGTTGGAAGCTAGAGGCGGCAAGTTTGTTCCGGTAACTGAACCCTTTACCTCTACGCTGTTCCGCCAGGTGAGAAACCCCTAA
- a CDS encoding LysR family transcriptional regulator has product MQISLKQLVYFIAVAESGSISRALTSLNVSQSVVTEAIKKLEDTLGAELFTRHARGMILTHAGHQFLRHAHEVLAALRNAEQAIRERPDATSGQLNLGVTSLVTAYYLPYLLDRFERVFPGIQVAVVEDRRGYIEHLLINGELDVAVMNVSMVDKQALETRTLLRAPWRVWLPTNHPLVQHEAVSLGDLRDERFLYLKNDELEEVTQQIYRLSGFPRVAVRTDSIEAMRSLVAVGIGVAVLPNLMYRPWSLEGDRLESRPLLEGLPRLEIGVAWRRGSALSEAARQFLVVVGEHSRVQTYGMGYSDLLSTGE; this is encoded by the coding sequence GTGCAAATATCGCTCAAACAGTTGGTGTATTTCATAGCGGTGGCCGAGTCGGGTTCGATTTCCAGGGCCCTTACCTCGCTCAACGTGAGCCAGTCGGTGGTTACGGAAGCCATCAAGAAGCTGGAAGACACCCTGGGGGCCGAGCTTTTTACCCGGCATGCCCGGGGCATGATTCTGACCCACGCCGGACACCAGTTTTTGCGCCACGCCCACGAGGTGCTGGCTGCGCTACGAAACGCCGAGCAGGCCATCCGCGAGCGCCCCGATGCCACCTCCGGGCAGCTCAACCTGGGCGTGACCAGCCTGGTAACGGCCTACTATCTGCCCTACCTGCTCGACCGCTTCGAGCGGGTATTTCCGGGCATCCAGGTGGCCGTGGTGGAAGACCGGCGGGGTTATATCGAGCACCTGCTGATTAATGGCGAGCTGGATGTAGCGGTGATGAATGTCTCGATGGTGGACAAGCAGGCCCTCGAGACCCGCACCCTGCTGCGGGCCCCCTGGCGGGTCTGGCTGCCCACCAACCACCCGCTGGTGCAGCACGAGGCGGTGTCGCTGGGGGACTTGCGGGACGAGCGCTTTTTGTACCTGAAGAACGACGAGCTCGAGGAGGTCACCCAGCAGATCTACCGCTTGAGCGGCTTCCCCCGGGTGGCGGTGCGTACCGATTCCATCGAGGCCATGCGCAGCCTGGTGGCGGTGGGAATTGGCGTGGCGGTGTTGCCCAACCTGATGTATAGGCCCTGGAGCCTCGAGGGCGATCGGCTGGAGTCGCGCCCCTTGCTCGAGGGTTTACCCCGTCTGGAGATCGGGGTGGCCTGGCGCCGGGGCAGCGCTCTTAGCGAGGCGGCCCGGCAGTTTTTGGTGGTGGTAGGGGAGCACAGCCGGGTGCAGACCTACGGGATGGGCTACAGCGACCTGCTAAGCACCGGGGAGTAG
- a CDS encoding branched-chain amino acid ABC transporter permease: MIDFVQNLISGVAVGCIYALAALGFVLIYKSSRVINFANGQFIAIGAFMAYALAVWVKLPIWLAALVSMLLTAGLGFLVERVFLRRMVGQPIISVIMVTIGLASVLDGLMYLTPFGSGNFTFPAFLPAGGLNLGAINISYPQLLAIGFTVVFLLLFGWFFQRSVLGVSMRAVADDQMASMSVGVSVQRVFALAWAVAGLTAAAAGIVVGTVSGLNQDGLIAIGLAVFPAVILGGLDSVPGAVVGGIVIGILQSFSTAYLDGFFSQIGLVGGGSQYVMPFVVLLVMLWFKPHGLFGTEEIERV; this comes from the coding sequence GTGATCGACTTTGTGCAAAACCTCATCTCCGGTGTGGCCGTAGGCTGCATATACGCCCTGGCTGCACTGGGATTTGTGCTGATTTACAAGTCCAGCCGGGTTATTAACTTTGCCAACGGCCAGTTTATTGCCATTGGGGCTTTTATGGCCTATGCCCTGGCGGTGTGGGTCAAGCTGCCCATATGGCTGGCGGCGTTGGTGTCCATGCTGCTAACGGCCGGACTGGGGTTTCTGGTAGAGCGGGTGTTTTTGCGCCGGATGGTGGGGCAGCCGATTATCTCGGTAATTATGGTCACCATTGGTCTGGCCAGTGTGCTGGACGGCCTGATGTACCTGACCCCCTTTGGTTCGGGCAATTTCACCTTCCCGGCATTTTTGCCGGCGGGAGGGCTCAACCTGGGGGCCATTAACATCTCGTACCCACAGCTTTTGGCGATTGGTTTTACCGTAGTGTTCTTGCTGCTTTTTGGCTGGTTTTTCCAGCGTTCGGTGCTGGGGGTCTCGATGCGGGCGGTGGCCGACGATCAGATGGCCTCCATGAGTGTGGGGGTCTCGGTGCAGCGGGTTTTTGCACTGGCCTGGGCGGTGGCAGGCCTTACGGCTGCTGCTGCTGGCATTGTGGTCGGAACGGTGTCGGGCCTGAACCAGGACGGCCTGATTGCTATCGGACTGGCGGTATTCCCGGCAGTGATCCTGGGGGGTTTGGACTCGGTTCCGGGAGCCGTGGTGGGGGGTATCGTCATAGGCATCCTGCAGTCCTTTTCTACCGCCTACCTGGATGGGTTCTTTAGCCAGATTGGACTGGTAGGGGGTGGCTCGCAGTATGTAATGCCCTTTGTGGTGCTGCTGGTCATGCTGTGGTTCAAGCCCCATGGGCTGTTTGGCACCGAGGAGATTGAGAGGGTGTGA
- a CDS encoding ABC transporter ATP-binding protein — protein sequence MQPEDLGPILLEVNNIEVVYKDIIQVLRGVSLKVPEGHITALLGPNGAGKTTTLRAISGLLVPEDGKVVSGSILYRGENIANKLPEQIVLKGIVQVPEGRRVFKHLTVEENLRVGSVTRRDWAKVKEDLERIYHYFPKLALIKNRLAGYCSGGEQQMLAIGRALLASPRLLLLDEPSLGLAPLLVREIFDIVAQINAEEGVTVLVVEQNARVALSVAHYGYIMESGRIALEGTKEYLETNPDVKEFYLGVAKSGGRKSFKDVKSYRRRKRFM from the coding sequence ATGCAACCTGAAGACCTGGGCCCCATTTTGCTGGAAGTTAACAACATCGAGGTAGTGTATAAGGACATCATTCAGGTGTTGCGGGGGGTGTCGCTGAAGGTGCCCGAAGGGCACATTACCGCCTTGCTGGGCCCCAATGGCGCCGGAAAGACCACCACCCTGCGGGCCATTTCGGGGTTGCTGGTGCCCGAGGACGGCAAGGTGGTGTCGGGTTCTATCCTGTACCGGGGCGAGAACATTGCCAACAAGCTGCCGGAGCAGATTGTGCTCAAGGGCATTGTGCAGGTGCCGGAGGGAAGGCGGGTTTTTAAGCACCTTACGGTGGAGGAAAACCTGCGGGTGGGTTCGGTTACCCGGCGCGACTGGGCTAAGGTCAAGGAAGACCTCGAGCGCATCTACCACTATTTCCCCAAACTGGCCCTGATCAAAAATCGCCTGGCGGGCTACTGCTCGGGCGGCGAACAGCAGATGCTGGCTATTGGGCGGGCCCTGCTGGCCAGCCCGCGCCTTTTGCTGCTGGACGAGCCCAGCCTGGGGCTGGCCCCCCTGCTGGTGCGTGAAATTTTCGATATTGTGGCCCAGATCAACGCCGAGGAAGGCGTGACGGTGCTGGTGGTGGAGCAGAACGCCCGGGTGGCCCTCTCGGTGGCCCACTATGGTTACATCATGGAGTCGGGGCGGATTGCCCTGGAGGGTACCAAGGAATACCTGGAAACCAACCCCGATGTGAAGGAGTTTTATCTGGGGGTGGCCAAATCGGGTGGACGCAAGAGCTTCAAGGATGTAAAAAGCTACCGCCGCAGAAAGCGGTTTATGTAA
- a CDS encoding DUF3197 domain-containing protein, whose amino-acid sequence MEIVGLRGAPQKTLLALKEALKGVDFSEATVTYITDWQDQRANARFAIFVREGKHRILSLDAFGPRFGAAGDAALREITLWFIERGVTDFKEAVVAPSEYAALFELEDQELERLIEATGNPTDPVLYIKREFTSRA is encoded by the coding sequence ATGGAAATAGTCGGCCTTCGCGGCGCTCCCCAAAAAACCCTTCTGGCCCTCAAGGAGGCGCTGAAGGGCGTTGATTTCTCCGAGGCCACGGTTACATACATCACCGACTGGCAGGACCAGCGGGCCAATGCCCGCTTTGCCATCTTCGTACGGGAGGGCAAACACCGCATCCTGAGCCTGGATGCTTTTGGTCCTCGCTTTGGGGCCGCAGGCGATGCGGCGCTCAGAGAAATTACCCTCTGGTTTATCGAGCGGGGCGTAACCGACTTCAAGGAGGCGGTGGTCGCCCCTTCCGAATACGCAGCGCTGTTCGAGCTCGAAGATCAAGAGCTCGAGCGGCTGATAGAAGCCACCGGCAACCCCACCGATCCCGTGCTTTACATCAAACGGGAATTCACCAGCCGAGCCTGA
- a CDS encoding ABC transporter substrate-binding protein — protein MRTRWFLAVVGLAAVAGLAVAQLPASRAKQSLGPSEGQLNILAWPGYVENGSTDKSADWVSGFEKETGCKVTVKVFSSSDEAVRLMNQGGYDLVTASGDATQRLIAGNVVAPVNWNLIPNTRNIDRRLLNAPWYVVNGVRYGVPYQFGVNVLAYNTNVFKTPPDSWKVVFEEMILPDGKSNKGRIQAYYGPIYVADAALYLMRTRPELGIKDPYELNERQYQEVLKLLRQQRALLQRYWNDANAQVQDFTNEGVVASTTWIFQVNTLKANKRPIDWVVPKEGATGWADTTMLAANSKNSNCAYRWLNWQLTNKVQADIAGWFGSNPVVPAACNTPGSLLPADGCKNQGFNDFDKIFFWRTPTVQCRTQNNQCVPYSRWVSDYIAIQGGR, from the coding sequence ATGAGAACACGATGGTTCTTGGCAGTGGTAGGTTTAGCGGCAGTGGCGGGTCTAGCGGTGGCACAACTTCCGGCCAGCCGGGCCAAGCAGTCGTTGGGGCCCAGCGAGGGCCAGCTCAACATCCTGGCCTGGCCGGGCTATGTGGAGAATGGCTCTACTGACAAGAGCGCCGACTGGGTCTCGGGCTTCGAAAAAGAGACCGGCTGTAAGGTGACGGTTAAGGTGTTCAGTAGCTCGGACGAGGCCGTTCGGCTGATGAACCAGGGCGGCTACGACCTCGTGACCGCCTCGGGCGATGCCACCCAGCGCCTGATAGCCGGCAACGTGGTAGCTCCGGTCAACTGGAACCTGATTCCCAACACCCGTAATATTGACCGACGCCTGCTCAATGCGCCCTGGTATGTGGTGAACGGGGTGCGGTATGGGGTGCCCTACCAGTTTGGCGTAAACGTGCTGGCCTACAACACCAACGTCTTCAAGACCCCACCGGATAGCTGGAAAGTGGTGTTTGAGGAGATGATCCTGCCCGATGGCAAGAGCAACAAAGGCCGCATCCAGGCCTACTATGGGCCTATCTATGTGGCCGATGCCGCGCTCTATCTGATGCGCACCCGGCCCGAACTCGGCATCAAAGACCCCTACGAGCTCAACGAGCGGCAGTACCAGGAGGTGCTCAAGCTGCTGCGCCAGCAGCGGGCCCTCCTCCAGCGCTACTGGAACGATGCCAACGCCCAGGTGCAGGACTTCACCAACGAAGGGGTGGTGGCCTCGACCACCTGGATCTTCCAGGTGAACACCCTCAAGGCCAACAAGCGACCCATTGACTGGGTGGTGCCCAAGGAAGGGGCCACCGGCTGGGCCGATACCACCATGCTGGCGGCCAACTCCAAGAACTCCAACTGCGCCTACCGCTGGCTCAACTGGCAGCTTACCAACAAGGTGCAGGCCGACATTGCGGGCTGGTTTGGCTCCAACCCGGTGGTTCCGGCAGCCTGCAACACTCCCGGCTCCTTGCTGCCTGCCGATGGCTGCAAGAACCAGGGCTTTAACGACTTCGACAAGATTTTCTTCTGGCGCACCCCCACCGTCCAGTGCCGCACCCAGAACAACCAGTGCGTGCCCTATAGCCGCTGGGTGAGCGACTACATCGCAATTCAGGGGGGCAGGTAA
- a CDS encoding long-chain fatty acid--CoA ligase, which yields MMPSGYELKKYTLPQVLQMRAKAMPKQVAIREKDFGIWNEITFADYYRHVTRFAAGLLALGFEKGERLAVIADNIPEWLYAELATQSLGGISVGVYQSSLPPEIAYVLSYTGAAFVVAENQEQVDKLLEIRSEIPSVRKVIYEDPKGMRAYQDDPWIIGFEEVERLGEAYLEKHPQAVEERIAQGRPEDVCHLSLTSGTTGRPKAAMLMHRNLLHMGVALQEIDPLKPTDDYLSFLPFAWIGEQMMSVGMALAGGFAVNMPESVETAMSDLKEIGPHVMFSPPRVWEGTQSQIWVRISETYAFNRWVYQQMLKIGYRAADYRMSGKPMPLGLRLAYWLADQVMFKPLRDQLGFLRLRRAYTGGAALGPDVFRFYHAIGVNLKQIYGQTEIIGIAFVHRDGDVRADTVGVPIPGGEVKISERGEILCRSDAVVAGYWQNPEATAETFADGWLHTGDAGYLTPEGHLVVIDRVSDVMHTSTQQMFSPQFIENKLKFSPYIKEAVVFGDQKPYLTAFINVDPQTVGKWAEDNRIAYTTYIDLSQKPQVAELIRKEVRAVNAGLPEHLRIRRFVLLYKLLDADDDELTRTGKVRRKFIMQRYQPLVDALYGHADTVQVDTEFKYQDGTVQKVSVEVRVLEANGKTELVGA from the coding sequence ATGATGCCCTCCGGCTACGAGCTCAAAAAATACACCCTCCCGCAAGTCCTCCAGATGCGGGCCAAAGCGATGCCCAAGCAGGTGGCCATCCGCGAGAAGGACTTTGGCATCTGGAACGAGATCACCTTTGCCGACTACTACCGGCACGTAACCCGTTTTGCCGCGGGTCTTTTGGCGCTGGGCTTCGAGAAGGGGGAGCGGCTGGCGGTGATTGCCGACAACATCCCCGAGTGGCTCTATGCCGAACTTGCCACCCAGTCGCTGGGCGGGATCTCGGTGGGTGTGTACCAGTCTTCGCTGCCCCCCGAGATTGCCTATGTGCTCTCCTATACCGGGGCGGCCTTTGTGGTGGCCGAGAACCAGGAGCAAGTGGACAAGCTCCTGGAAATCCGCAGCGAAATTCCCAGCGTGCGCAAGGTCATCTACGAAGACCCCAAGGGGATGCGCGCCTACCAGGACGACCCCTGGATCATCGGCTTCGAAGAGGTGGAGCGGCTGGGCGAAGCATACCTGGAGAAGCACCCCCAGGCCGTGGAGGAACGCATTGCCCAGGGCCGGCCCGAGGACGTCTGCCACCTCTCCCTCACCTCCGGTACCACCGGCAGGCCCAAGGCCGCCATGCTAATGCACCGCAACCTGCTGCACATGGGGGTGGCTTTGCAGGAGATTGACCCCCTGAAGCCTACCGACGACTATTTGTCTTTCTTGCCCTTTGCCTGGATTGGCGAGCAGATGATGTCGGTGGGCATGGCGCTGGCCGGTGGGTTTGCCGTCAACATGCCCGAGTCGGTAGAGACCGCCATGAGCGACCTCAAGGAGATTGGGCCGCACGTGATGTTCAGCCCGCCCCGGGTCTGGGAGGGCACCCAGAGCCAGATCTGGGTTCGTATCTCCGAGACCTACGCCTTCAACCGCTGGGTCTACCAACAGATGCTCAAAATCGGCTACCGCGCCGCCGACTACCGCATGAGTGGTAAACCCATGCCCCTGGGGCTGCGCCTGGCCTACTGGCTGGCCGACCAGGTCATGTTCAAACCCCTGCGCGACCAGCTTGGTTTTTTGCGGCTGCGCCGGGCCTACACCGGCGGGGCTGCACTCGGCCCGGATGTCTTCCGCTTTTACCACGCCATTGGGGTTAACCTCAAGCAAATCTACGGCCAGACCGAGATCATCGGGATTGCCTTTGTGCACCGCGACGGCGACGTGCGGGCCGATACGGTGGGGGTGCCGATTCCGGGGGGCGAGGTCAAAATTAGCGAGCGCGGCGAAATTCTGTGCAGATCCGACGCGGTGGTGGCGGGTTACTGGCAGAACCCCGAGGCCACCGCCGAAACCTTTGCCGATGGCTGGCTGCACACCGGCGATGCCGGCTACCTCACGCCCGAGGGCCACCTGGTGGTGATTGACCGGGTATCGGACGTGATGCACACCAGCACCCAGCAGATGTTCAGCCCGCAGTTTATCGAGAACAAGCTCAAATTCAGCCCCTACATCAAAGAAGCGGTGGTCTTTGGCGACCAGAAGCCCTACCTTACCGCCTTTATTAACGTAGACCCCCAGACCGTGGGCAAATGGGCCGAGGACAACCGGATTGCCTACACCACCTATATAGACCTCTCGCAAAAGCCGCAGGTGGCCGAGCTCATTCGCAAGGAGGTGAGGGCGGTCAACGCAGGGCTACCCGAGCACTTGCGCATCCGACGCTTTGTGTTGCTTTATAAGCTGCTCGATGCCGACGATGACGAGCTGACCCGTACCGGTAAGGTGCGCCGGAAGTTCATCATGCAGCGCTATCAACCCCTTGTGGATGCGCTTTACGGCCATGCCGACACGGTGCAGGTGGACACTGAGTTCAAGTACCAGGACGGTACGGTGCAAAAAGTCTCGGTAGAGGTAAGGGTGCTCGAGGCCAATGGCAAGACCGAACTGGTGGGTGCATAG
- a CDS encoding branched-chain amino acid ABC transporter permease, whose protein sequence is MRNPWAQTGNYRTSYVQDTTIFANYREIVSLVLLLVALCILPMFLERSQVLVLNFILIYIIAVLGLNITTGYAGLISVGQAAFMGVGAYTVALSAPSLPFWLTVPLGGFAAAIIGFIVGIPSLRVKHLYLALATLAFQEIFVWVVGRSPALAQGAAIPVEMRNFLGLEISFRNHNYFWYYVILFVLVLVVIAWRNLLRGKYGRALIAVRDNDRAADAMGMDPGRTKLMAFALGAFYGGVAGGLLAYMQRAVVVEEFTLGRSVALLAMAIVGGLGTVVGSILGPAFIEFLRLYVERLSEWMKSNAFIQSITPAGVDVASALLPLSFGLVIVLFLVFEPRGLYNWWRLVRSYFRTWPFKY, encoded by the coding sequence ATGCGTAACCCCTGGGCCCAGACCGGCAACTACCGCACCTCCTACGTGCAGGACACCACCATCTTTGCCAACTACCGCGAGATTGTCTCGCTGGTGCTGCTGCTTGTAGCCCTGTGTATCCTGCCGATGTTCTTAGAACGCTCGCAGGTGCTGGTGCTCAACTTCATTCTGATTTACATCATTGCGGTGCTGGGGCTCAACATCACCACCGGCTATGCGGGCCTGATTAGCGTGGGTCAGGCGGCTTTTATGGGGGTGGGGGCTTACACGGTGGCCTTGAGCGCACCCAGCCTACCGTTCTGGTTAACGGTTCCTTTGGGGGGCTTTGCAGCGGCCATCATCGGCTTCATCGTGGGAATTCCGAGCCTCCGGGTCAAGCACCTCTACCTGGCGCTGGCGACGCTGGCATTCCAGGAGATTTTCGTGTGGGTGGTGGGGCGCAGTCCGGCCCTGGCCCAAGGGGCGGCGATTCCGGTGGAGATGCGAAACTTTTTGGGCCTGGAAATTAGCTTCCGCAACCACAACTATTTCTGGTACTACGTGATTTTGTTCGTGCTGGTGCTCGTGGTCATAGCCTGGCGCAACCTGCTGCGGGGCAAGTATGGCCGGGCGCTCATCGCCGTGCGCGACAACGACCGCGCCGCCGACGCTATGGGTATGGATCCGGGCCGCACCAAGCTCATGGCCTTTGCCCTGGGGGCCTTCTACGGGGGGGTGGCCGGGGGTTTGCTGGCTTATATGCAGCGGGCGGTGGTGGTGGAGGAGTTCACCCTGGGCCGCTCGGTGGCCCTGCTGGCCATGGCCATTGTGGGCGGGCTGGGCACGGTGGTGGGCAGCATACTGGGCCCGGCCTTTATCGAGTTTTTGCGCTTGTACGTGGAACGGCTTTCGGAATGGATGAAATCCAACGCCTTCATTCAGAGCATCACCCCGGCGGGTGTGGATGTGGCCTCGGCCTTGCTGCCCCTTTCTTTTGGCCTGGTGATTGTGCTGTTCCTGGTTTTCGAACCGAGAGGGCTATACAACTGGTGGCGGCTTGTGCGAAGTTATTTCCGAACCTGGCCGTTCAAGTATTGA